Proteins from a genomic interval of Ursus arctos isolate Adak ecotype North America unplaced genomic scaffold, UrsArc2.0 scaffold_73, whole genome shotgun sequence:
- the LOC125281870 gene encoding ragulator complex protein LAMTOR5-like codes for MEATLEQHLEDTMKNPSTVGILHTDSQGLNLGCCETLSDEHAGVHCSRLPSSKLTSDPTDTPVVCLESDIGSTMIQKHDSITVAVCKMTS; via the coding sequence ATGGAGGCAACCTTGGAGCAGCACTTGGAGGACACAATGAAGAATCCTTCCACTGTTGGAATCTTGCACACAGATTCACAAGGACTTAATTTGGGCTGCTGTGAGACCCTGTCAGATGAGCATGCTGGAGTCCACTGTTCTAGACTACCAAGCAGCAAGCTAACCTCAGATCCCACTGATACTCCTGTGGTGTGTCTAGAATCAGATATTGGGAGCACTATGATCCAGAAACATGACAGCATCACAGTGGCAGTGTGCAAAATGACCTCTTAA